aagcaacacctcatccctccttgatagtattgacttttcctaaagactcaatgtgattttggatcactaaaatataaaataaagagtcttgagcttttgagcttgagccaatcctttgtccttagcattttgagggttccactttcacatccatgccatgccaatcattgagttttcctgaaatagtcatcttggaatagcattagctcaatgagatatatgttattatgaattaccaaaaccacctagggatagttgcactttcaaaacccgacccattgccatccttagtggAGCCACTGACGCGACAAGTGCATCCTCGACCGTCAGCCCCGGCGTGGTCGTCCTCCCTCGCCACCCATCGTCCGAGTCGCGACGCTCCAGCAATGGAGGAGAGGCCTATCAGAGACAGCAGACGGGTCATGCTGGTCGGCGCGCTGTGCGGGTCGAGCACGTCTGCAGAATCAACATCAAGGACGACAAAAGCTGATAACAATTTGACTTCAGAACGAATGCAAAGAAACGGCGCACCACATGTGGGGAAGCAAAGCCCTGCGAGAAGAAGATGAAATGATGAGGTCGCAGTCGCAGTAGTCGTCGTCGCCGTAGTGGCCGACCTCCTTGACCTGGGTGTTGTacgggcggcgggcgacggtgaCGGCGGGGGAATGGAGCGCACAGAAGGCCATAGAAGCACCAGACTTGAGGAGGCTGGCCGGCGCAGCACCCTTACAAGCGACTGCGGAAGCCATGGTCTCTCTCTCTCCACAGATGGCAGCAGGCGGCGacagcggagggcggcggcggggacggactAGGTTGGGGCGGTCCAACCAGGTGGGGAGGGCGGGGGGAGctgttttatgtgcataatttgcAAAAGACCCCTGCTTTCCTGCATATTCAAGCGGCTGGAGACGAGGTGGCAGTCAGTATCCGCGTGGCACAAGTTGACCGCTGCCAAATCAGCGAACATGTAGACCAAACAGTATAATGGACCGTATGTGAACACCTAGAACAAGTTTAGGGATGGTATTTTGGGTATTTTCAATTACGGGGACTAAAGTGATCGCCGGTGCAAGTTTAAGGATCACACACGGCGATGGAGCCCGCCGCCGACGACCTCCTCGCCGCTCTCTCCTCCCCCTGCTCCGGCGCCGGTATTCACGCCCGCTTCGCCGCCTACCTCCAGCCCTTCTCCCCGTACCTGCTCGCCGCGAACCCTAACAACCCCAGGCCACCGCCCAAGAGGATGACGAAGCAGCCCACGCAGCAGCCGACCGACGCGGCCGCCGTCCGCCCCCTCGCGAAGCGGTTCCTCCCGTTCCTCTACCGCGCGCTCCAGCTCCTACGCTCGAACCCTAGCTCGGCCGCCGACGAGCTGCTCGAGATCTACGGCCTCGTCCTCGACTGCCTGGACGCCATCTCGGCGTGCCTCGCCGGGAAGCCCTACTCCGTGCTGCTCCAGCGCGGCCACTTCGTGCGCTGTCTCGAGTTGCGCGGCCACTACGCGCGCGCCGaggcggaggccgccgccaccCTCGACGCCCTCCGCTGCGCGCTCTCGCCGACGCCGATGACCGCCCTTGGGGCCGCGTCCCTCCTCCCCGAGCCTGCAGGCGTTGCAGGGGAGGACCCTGAAATCACCACACTCGCGGTTGAGCTCACCGTGTGCCTTGCTAATTGTGCCAGCAAGGGCAAGGTGAAGGAAGCCGCACCGTATCAACGGCTCCTTGTCCTTGTTGACCAACTTCGCCCATGGCTCCGGTGGCTCTGCTAACTCTGCATTTTTCTTCTTCACTAAACTAAACAAGGCATGCATATATGGTGTGTGACTATGAGATTTTGTCTGTTTGCAGGATTCTGACCGAGGAGTCCAGCAGGAAGCATCTCACTCTGCTTGTGAATGCACTGAGCCGTTGTGCTATTTTCCTTGCTGCTGAATCTCTGTTTTTCAATGAAAAGCTTGTGCACAAGTTCTGTGTTGCAACCTTACAGGAGTGTGAGAAGCCACAAATGATCGAACACTTGCCCGCTGTACGAGCACTAGCGAATTAATTGCGATTGGAACTCAACAGATATAACTTAATTATATTGATTTGTTAATGGTTTTACTGTTTATTCTGGTTGAAGGTTGCACGCGTGATCTGTTCTTCTGTAGATTTGAGTTGGGGAGGGAGCACACATCTTTTGCTTGGTGTGTTGAAGATTGCTGTTTCACATGTCAAGGTAAATCCCACTGGAACATGTTGCATTTCACTAAAATTCAGAAGAACATTAAACTGCATGAAGTTTAGCATTAAAAGTCGTTACTTGACTATGCCACATGAATGTGAAGCTAGAAAATGGTTCCTAAAATTTGTAAATTCAAATTATTAGTGGGACTTGCTTTAGAGATGTGTGTGATTAAAATTGGAATAAGGCTTATCAATAGTTGGACTTGGTAAACCTATCTTGCTAATCATTGTTTCTAGCTATGGTTTACACTTCTTTGGGCACCACATTTATTCTATAATTTATACTGGATTATAAAATCGTGCTCAAGAAACTGTTCATCTGCGTCAAGTATAGTAAATTCCGTGCAAAGTATTTAGTATTTACACTTTTGGTTGCTTAAACCATATAGAGCTCCACTTCCCTGTGACCGAGCAATTTCACGCAGATAAAACATGTTGTCTTTCACATAATTCAGAAGCACATTAATCTGCACTAAGGCTCAGTTTGCGGTTGCTTAACTGTTCTGTGCTGTGCATATTTAATGTCGTGGAAAATTAGACACACAAGTAGGCAAAAGAGGGTCAATCAAACACTAAAATGAACAAAAGCGGGTTGGGAAAACGGTATTATGATAATCCACCGAAGTACCAATCGCAACTCAAGTTTAGCAGTAAAAGTGGTGACTTGACAAAATCACATGAACGTGAAGCTGGAAGTATAGTTCATAATCTTATCAAAATTTATACTATTAGTGTGATTCCTTGTTTTGGAAGGGGAGCCTTGGAGCAGCAgtaaagctgttgccttgtgaccatgaggtcacgggttcgagtcctggaaacagcctcttgcagaaatgtagggaaaggctgcgtagaAAAGACCCAAAGTGGCCAGAACCTTCCCCGGACACTGCGCAAGCAACatcctcttgcagaaatgtagggaaaggctgcgtagaAAAGACCCAAAGTGGTCAGACCCTTCCCCGGACACTccgcaagcgggagctacgtgcacTGGGCTGCCCTTTTTAGTGTGATTCCTAGTTTTGGAGATGCACAGGTGTGATTCAAAGTGATTAGGGCTTGTCAGTAGCTTAACTTTGTAAATCTATCTTAGTAAACATTGTTATTATTTTCCACCTATGGTTTACATTCCTCTATTGACAGACAGAGTGCCCTTGTTCATAATGTAAACCTGTTCCACATGAATACCTTACTGTGAGCTTGTGGTACTTTTGGGCTTTTGCTTATGGAGAAGCAAGCTTATGGATTTCGGTGGGGATAGATAAGCTCCGGTGGGGAGAAGCTCACAAAAACTGATATTCCCCTTCTTTTGGGCTTATGGAATTTGGACTTA
The window above is part of the Triticum aestivum cultivar Chinese Spring chromosome 2A, IWGSC CS RefSeq v2.1, whole genome shotgun sequence genome. Proteins encoded here:
- the LOC123191706 gene encoding 26.2 kDa heat shock protein, mitochondrial-like; the encoded protein is MASAVACKGAAPASLLKSGASMAFCALHSPAVTVARRPYNTQVKEVGHYGDDDYCDCDLIISSFDSADVLDPHSAPTSMTRLLSLIGLSSIAGASRLGRWVAREDDHAGADGRGCTCRWFNDSSDDIRGCCDKGCRSCAHTTGGRNILMIKGEGEKQPWDGDDDSAVPRYNRRMEMPTDAYKINKIKAEMKNGVL